Proteins encoded by one window of Muntiacus reevesi chromosome 6, mMunRee1.1, whole genome shotgun sequence:
- the LOC136171025 gene encoding olfactory receptor 2A2-like produces MEGNQSQISEFILVGFQVSKNMELVFFGIFSLLYICNLLANSMILGLICLDSRLHTPMYFFLSHLAITDISFPSSNLPTLLENLVKHTKNISFDPCTVQMLFNLTFGSIECLILLAMSYDRYVAICHPLQYTVIMNWRVCSILAITCWACGFALALVQVFLLLRLPFCGPQKVNHFLCDIRSVLKLACGDIWINEMFLFADGVLILVGPLALMLVSYVRILWAILKIQSKEGRKKAFSTCSSHLCVVGFYFGIAMVVYMVPDNSQQEEHLKILFLFYTLFNPLLNPLVYSVRNAQVKAAFHRVLQKKRTV; encoded by the coding sequence ATGGAGGGCAACCAATCACAGATCTCAGAATTCATCCTGGTGGGATTTCAGGTCAGCAAAAACATGGAATTGGTCTTCTTTGGTATCTTCTCCCTGTTATATATCTGCAACCTGCTGGCAAATAGCATGATCTTGGGACTCATTTGCCTTGACTCCAGACTGCAcacccccatgtatttcttcctttcccaccTGGCCATCACCGACATATCCTTTCCTTCCAGCAATTTGCCCACCTTGCTGGAAAACCTagtgaaacacacaaaaaacatctCCTTTGACCCTTGCACCGTGCAAATGCTTTTCAATTTGACTTTTGGATCCATAGAGTGCCTCATTTTGTTGGCGATGTCCTATGACAGATATGTGGCGATCTGCCATCCCCTCCAATACACAGTCATCATGAACTGGAGAGTGTGCTCCATCCTCGCCATCACTTGCTGGGCATGTGGATTTGCCCTGGCCCTGGTCCAAGTATTTCTCTTGTTAAGATTACCCTTCTGTGGGCCCCAGAAGGTGAACCACTTCCTCTGTGACATTCGCTCTGTCCTCAAATTGGCCTGTGGTGACATCTGGATCAATGAAATGTTCCTCTTTGCTGATGGTGTTCTTATCTTAGTTGGGCCTCTTGCCCTGATGTTGGTCTCCTATGTGCGCATCCTCTGGGCCATCCTGAAGATCCAGTCAAAGGAGGGCCGCaagaaagccttctccacctgctcctcccacctctgcGTGGTTGGGTTCTACTTTGGCATAGCCATGGTCGTTTACATGGTCCCTGACAACAGTCAACAAGAAGAACACCTGAAGATCCTTTTCCTGTTCTATACTCTTTTCAACCCATTGCTGAACCCTCTTGTCTACAGTGTAAGGAATGCTCAGGTGAAGGCTGCCTTCCACAGAGTATTGCAGAAAAAGAGGACAGTGTGA